The Candidatus Saccharimonadales bacterium genome includes a region encoding these proteins:
- a CDS encoding FAD-binding protein — protein sequence MLIQQNQPLAGLTAFNVGGAAEKLVTIKSGLEIDEAINEANNQVWPLGYGTNVLISDQGLPGTTLLFRNDELDLNDNQVVAGAGLWWDDMVKLLVDSNLWGLELTSGVPGSVGAAVFININAYGQSQSDCLSWVEVFDLDKKRLQKINAADLTWGYKTSDFQLDGWQRKLIVRAAYELASKPTIDVTYQSAIDIKSELGLKDTLADRRATILETRRRAGSIFVPGQNHAKTVGSFFRNPLVTSEQADLVASFDESGKTKSQVHKMNQVHGGDRLRVSAAHVLLAAGFKRGQQWGPVRLHPDHVLKLENTGGATAQQIYDVAQEIINHSEQSLGIKLEPEARILGEF from the coding sequence ATGCTCATTCAGCAAAACCAACCGTTGGCTGGCCTGACCGCTTTCAATGTTGGCGGAGCAGCGGAGAAATTAGTTACCATCAAAAGCGGCCTAGAAATCGACGAAGCGATAAACGAAGCCAACAATCAGGTTTGGCCGCTCGGTTATGGTACCAATGTGCTTATTTCCGATCAGGGGCTTCCTGGTACGACTTTGTTGTTTCGAAACGACGAGTTAGACCTAAACGATAATCAAGTGGTCGCCGGAGCCGGACTATGGTGGGATGATATGGTCAAATTATTAGTCGATAGCAACCTATGGGGGTTGGAACTAACTAGCGGTGTGCCGGGCAGTGTCGGTGCTGCGGTGTTTATTAATATTAATGCCTACGGCCAGTCTCAGTCGGATTGCCTAAGCTGGGTCGAAGTCTTCGATTTAGACAAAAAGCGACTGCAGAAGATAAACGCCGCCGATCTTACGTGGGGGTATAAAACGTCCGACTTTCAACTGGACGGATGGCAACGTAAGCTAATCGTTCGGGCGGCCTATGAACTTGCTTCTAAGCCCACGATCGATGTTACTTACCAATCAGCCATTGATATCAAATCAGAATTAGGGCTTAAAGACACGTTAGCTGATAGGCGTGCAACAATCCTAGAGACTCGCCGCCGGGCCGGATCAATCTTTGTACCTGGTCAAAACCACGCTAAAACCGTCGGTTCGTTCTTTCGCAACCCGCTGGTAACTTCCGAGCAAGCCGATCTAGTGGCCTCGTTTGACGAGAGCGGCAAAACCAAGTCCCAAGTCCATAAAATGAACCAAGTACACGGCGGGGATCGCCTGCGGGTGTCAGCCGCCCATGTTTTGTTGGCCGCCGGCTTTAAGCGCGGCCAACAATGGGGGCCGGTACGCCTCCACCCGGACCACGTTTTAAAACTCGAAAACACCGGCGGCGCCACGGCCCAGCAAATCTACGACGTAGCCCAAGAAATTATTAACCATAGTGAACAAAGCCTAGGTATCAAACTCGAACCTGAAGCCAGAATACTTGGTGAATTTTAA
- the glyA gene encoding serine hydroxymethyltransferase yields MSLTDYLNQEQLRQLDGLELIPSENYVSKDVLSALGSVYTNKYSEGYPGRRYYGGQQNTDKVESEAIELAKKLFKADHANVQPHSGAPANEAVYWSWLEPGDTVLAMDLSHGGHLTHGHPVTVTAKLFNFVRYKMKDIETGEIDYDEMRQLALKHKPKIVLAGFSAYPRELDYQRFADIANEVGAMAMADIAHIAGLIAARKLANPFDFGFHVMTTTTHKTLRGPRGGMILSRGKVGNPLKPPEKTLENLPTLIDRTVFPGLQGGPHMNNVLAKLVALKEADTAEFRNYAGQTLTNAKALAESMMDQGFKLITNGTDNHLILADVNRSFGVDGKIAEEVLDKIGLTLNKNVLPDDPLPPFKPSGIRLGTPAMTTRGLKEPDMAKVAHWMKQAIVAKDDQPTLANLKAEVTKLAKQHSIPYL; encoded by the coding sequence ATGAGCCTAACAGATTATTTGAACCAGGAACAATTGCGTCAGCTGGACGGCCTGGAGCTTATACCTTCGGAAAACTACGTGAGCAAAGACGTACTTTCAGCATTAGGCAGCGTCTACACTAACAAATACTCTGAGGGCTACCCCGGCCGGCGATATTATGGCGGGCAACAAAACACCGATAAAGTCGAGTCGGAGGCCATTGAACTAGCCAAGAAGTTGTTTAAAGCCGACCACGCCAATGTCCAGCCGCATTCTGGTGCGCCGGCAAACGAAGCGGTTTATTGGAGCTGGCTAGAGCCCGGCGACACGGTTTTAGCCATGGACTTAAGCCATGGCGGTCACTTGACCCACGGCCATCCTGTCACAGTCACCGCCAAACTTTTTAACTTTGTCCGCTACAAAATGAAAGACATTGAAACCGGAGAGATTGATTATGATGAAATGCGCCAACTGGCGCTAAAGCATAAACCTAAAATTGTACTCGCTGGCTTCAGCGCTTATCCGCGCGAACTGGATTACCAGCGATTTGCGGATATTGCGAACGAGGTCGGCGCTATGGCGATGGCGGATATCGCCCATATTGCCGGTCTGATCGCGGCTAGAAAACTGGCCAACCCATTCGATTTTGGCTTTCACGTCATGACTACCACAACCCATAAGACCTTACGAGGCCCAAGAGGTGGTATGATTTTAAGCCGCGGCAAGGTGGGCAATCCACTTAAACCGCCAGAAAAAACCTTGGAAAACCTGCCGACGCTAATTGACCGGACGGTCTTTCCGGGCTTACAGGGCGGACCGCATATGAACAATGTACTGGCTAAGCTGGTTGCCCTAAAAGAGGCCGACACGGCGGAGTTTAGAAATTATGCCGGCCAGACTTTGACAAACGCAAAGGCATTGGCTGAATCGATGATGGATCAGGGCTTTAAGCTAATCACTAACGGAACTGACAATCACTTGATATTGGCTGACGTTAATCGGTCGTTCGGTGTCGATGGAAAAATCGCTGAGGAAGTGCTAGATAAAATCGGCCTGACACTGAATAAGAACGTGCTGCCAGACGATCCGCTGCCGCCGTTCAAACCCAGCGGAATCCGTCTAGGCACGCCCGCCATGACCACTAGAGGACTAAAGGAGCCTGACATGGCGAAAGTTGCACATTGGATGAAGCAGGCGATTGTAGCCAAAGACGACCAACCGACGCTGGCCAATTTAAAAGCGGAGGTCACTAAACTAGCTAAGCAACACTCGATTCCGTATCTTTAA
- a CDS encoding bifunctional 5,10-methylenetetrahydrofolate dehydrogenase/5,10-methenyltetrahydrofolate cyclohydrolase codes for MRYLDGRELAGYIKQRQAKEVRRLKHAGFAPVLAIICDNPQPTNQLYMSLKKKYGAEIGVKVIDFNVEPSELANTIRSVNKDETINGLIVQLPMTTGVDTDALLDAINPDKDVDGLGEKAKFDPATPLAILWLLAGYGIELADKKIAIVGQGRLVGKPLAAMLRNSGIEPATFDVGSKNL; via the coding sequence ATGAGATATCTTGACGGGAGAGAACTGGCTGGCTACATTAAACAGCGGCAAGCCAAAGAAGTCAGACGGCTGAAACATGCCGGATTTGCGCCAGTGCTGGCTATCATTTGTGATAATCCGCAACCAACCAACCAACTTTATATGTCATTGAAGAAAAAATACGGAGCTGAGATTGGGGTTAAGGTCATAGATTTTAATGTGGAGCCGAGCGAACTAGCCAATACGATCAGATCCGTAAATAAGGATGAAACAATCAATGGGCTGATAGTCCAGTTGCCAATGACCACTGGAGTTGACACAGACGCTTTATTAGATGCCATTAACCCCGACAAGGATGTTGACGGTTTGGGTGAAAAAGCCAAGTTCGATCCAGCTACGCCGTTGGCAATTTTGTGGCTATTGGCGGGGTATGGCATCGAGCTGGCCGATAAAAAGATTGCCATCGTAGGCCAGGGCCGGCTAGTCGGCAAGCCGCTAGCTGCCATGCTCAGAAATTCCGGAATCGAGCCAGCCACGTTTGATGTTGGCTCGAAAAACCTCA